The nucleotide sequence ATGCCATAATAGATGTCTAGACGTCTAAGCTAGCTTATTAAATAATCAAGGTCAATAGCCGTTTAGCGGGATAGACATCCAAACATCAAGAAATCTATTTGCATTGATCCCGAAAACACCGCAATAATTTGACTAGAGATTGTAAGGGGTTAAAATCTGCCCCGAATTCTTGATATCACAGGTGAATCAATGACCGAATGGAATGGCGACTACATCAGCCCTTATGCTGAACATGGCAAAAAGAATGAACAAGTGAAAAAGATCACTGTGTCTATTCCTTTAAAGGTGCTGAAAGTCTTGACTGATGAGCGTACTCGCAGACAAGTTAGCAACCTGCGCCACGCAACTAACAGTGAGTTACTGTGTGAAGCATTTCTGCATGCCTACACTGGCCAGCCATTACCGGATGATGAAGACCTGTCAAAAGACAAGCCTGACAGCATTCCGGCTGATGCCAAGCGTATTATGGATGAGATGGGAATCGCATGGGAAGACATGGAGTAATCCAGGTCTCATGGCAATAACAAGGGGCCTAGGCCCCTTGTTAATGTTTCAAACAGTTAATCAATTAAAACTGGTAACGGGTTTGCAGCGCAGCGCCCAGACTATCGCCAGAGCCAATCATACCGGCTAAATCTATCGAAAAAACATCACCTATGCTGACCCCTGAACCTATGGTGTAAATATCATCATGGCTAGTTTCTATGTCATAGCGATAACCTAAGCGCAAGGATAACCAGTCAGTCGCTTTCAGCTCGCCGCCCATGCGCCAATATTGGCTCGCAGGCATAGCCTCAAATGGCTTATCTTTATTTAAATCAATGTCTGAGCTCAGCATCAATCGCTGCCAATCCCAAGCCACACCTAAGGTATATTTAGGCTCAACATTAAAACTAAAACTCTGACCATCAATAGCTAAACTGTCTAAGCTGTGGCTAATAAGATCCCGTGCGCTCAAACCAAAAGTCAGATTGTGCAGCGGCATTATGGTCATGCCCACATCCAGATTAAAATGAGTGGCATTACTGCGGTATTTATCATCGCTAATATCATCATTTTCAAAATTATTAGCGCTCGCCACATAGTTAAAACTATCTAAACGCTGAATTTTGGGGCTAACCCCCACAGTCACAGGCATGTTAACGATAGATAAGGGATAACTGAGCGCCACCCCAAGCTCAGACACAGCCCCAGCCACTGCTGTGCCACTTGAAGTTAATGAGCGCGTATCGGGCGGATTACTGGGATCAAGCGCGGCTAA is from Shewanella sp. SNU WT4 and encodes:
- the traF gene encoding conjugal transfer protein TraF yields the protein MMKTNQGWLLFTTACLSGISASAFAGQANIDARALAMGGVAVASSQQAASVFYNPALLAKPSSRKDDIDLLLPSVMATFSDRDDLQSGFDQVQQSYDGLNQAINNADEAQIDVYRQQLITNLEQLAGDSGYVNAAIGAAVAMPSWRIPAAVFYQTYVEGMGIADVTQRDLDVLAALDPSNPPDTRSLTSSGTAVAGAVSELGVALSYPLSIVNMPVTVGVSPKIQRLDSFNYVASANNFENDDISDDKYRSNATHFNLDVGMTIMPLHNLTFGLSARDLISHSLDSLAIDGQSFSFNVEPKYTLGVAWDWQRLMLSSDIDLNKDKPFEAMPASQYWRMGGELKATDWLSLRLGYRYDIETSHDDIYTIGSGVSIGDVFSIDLAGMIGSGDSLGAALQTRYQF
- the metJ gene encoding met regulon transcriptional regulator MetJ, encoding MTEWNGDYISPYAEHGKKNEQVKKITVSIPLKVLKVLTDERTRRQVSNLRHATNSELLCEAFLHAYTGQPLPDDEDLSKDKPDSIPADAKRIMDEMGIAWEDME